A genomic stretch from uncultured Cohaesibacter sp. includes:
- a CDS encoding DUF3467 domain-containing protein: MSETTETPTQAINGASINWDDSEMTSHYANIGTATATREEFFLLFGTHQHWRGSVKDNSEVKVKLAQRMVMSPYAAKRLATILAQSIKAYEAQFGTIEI, translated from the coding sequence ATGTCTGAGACTACAGAAACCCCGACACAGGCAATCAACGGGGCATCCATCAACTGGGACGACAGTGAGATGACGAGCCATTATGCCAATATCGGCACTGCAACCGCGACGCGTGAAGAGTTCTTCCTGCTCTTCGGTACCCATCAGCATTGGCGTGGGTCCGTCAAGGACAATAGCGAGGTGAAGGTCAAACTGGCTCAGCGGATGGTCATGAGCCCTTATGCAGCCAAGCGTCTGGCAACCATTCTTGCTCAGTCCATCAAGGCCTATGAAGCCCAGTTTGGTACGATCGAAATCTAA
- a CDS encoding efflux RND transporter periplasmic adaptor subunit translates to MITHLTALALSEPGAVGFRLIHGQFPDAIDIATLASGVGDKPSLKKIGEDLLVIIPQDGSNGKSGWCAWLFDVVPPVADLPSLIDLLTNLGNGLFANGSGETASNPQAGGLSTLSGKAEAAFLQVLKDVCGVGTLSRQRFMQRFAESVSQNDLSNAVALVYCSERKSGLVVLSDQTLIGYSDELAHLVDSYRADKPVEELVFADDKASDRLDAAVLAESLSANNLLFHVPALGQTGVAIIFIGASKPEKGLLTPFANLAQMGLHQKLTGQQKQQFKRVWQGVGAAALVALVAYLMMPTDLMVTASALSLPQTARTVNLPFDSYLQDMKVDVGDKVERGDLLSSMSSPSLEARQSEVALQISVQEMSGKAALAKNDYGSYQLAMKKIETQQAELEQIERKLEQLTVRAPVSGTVIRTMGRESLGRFVTTGDPLAIIQPDDRFSISLTLSDVDAPLIQPGQKGSVFFRGLSDQSYHFTMQTPVYVEKNPQSQTERLVAKATIDQPGKGRLISGLTGFARVKAGRSLRIVVLTRYVTEFIRIKAWTYLGLHF, encoded by the coding sequence ATGATTACACATCTTACCGCGCTTGCGCTCTCAGAACCGGGCGCGGTTGGGTTTCGGCTCATCCACGGCCAGTTTCCCGATGCAATCGATATTGCCACGCTTGCCAGTGGGGTTGGCGATAAACCAAGCCTGAAGAAAATTGGTGAAGATCTTCTTGTGATCATTCCGCAAGACGGTAGCAACGGGAAGTCTGGTTGGTGTGCCTGGTTGTTTGACGTTGTTCCGCCGGTGGCGGACCTGCCGTCCTTGATTGACTTATTGACAAATCTGGGCAATGGCCTGTTTGCAAATGGTTCGGGCGAGACAGCCTCCAATCCGCAAGCGGGTGGTCTGTCAACTCTGTCGGGAAAAGCTGAAGCGGCCTTCTTGCAGGTGCTTAAGGATGTCTGCGGGGTAGGGACCTTGTCCCGTCAACGGTTCATGCAGCGTTTTGCGGAAAGCGTCAGTCAGAATGATCTGTCCAATGCTGTTGCGCTGGTCTATTGCAGTGAGCGCAAAAGCGGCTTGGTCGTCCTGTCAGACCAAACCCTTATTGGCTATTCCGATGAGTTGGCGCATCTGGTCGACAGCTATCGGGCTGATAAGCCTGTCGAAGAACTGGTCTTTGCCGATGACAAGGCAAGTGACAGACTTGACGCTGCTGTTCTGGCTGAATCTCTCTCGGCTAACAATCTTCTCTTCCATGTTCCCGCTCTTGGTCAAACCGGTGTCGCGATTATTTTCATTGGCGCCTCCAAGCCGGAGAAAGGCCTGCTGACCCCGTTTGCCAATCTCGCCCAAATGGGGCTACATCAGAAATTGACTGGCCAGCAGAAGCAACAGTTCAAGCGGGTCTGGCAAGGTGTTGGAGCGGCCGCTCTGGTCGCGCTTGTTGCCTATTTGATGATGCCGACCGATTTGATGGTTACAGCTTCTGCGCTGAGCCTGCCGCAAACGGCCCGAACCGTGAATTTGCCATTTGACAGCTATTTGCAGGACATGAAAGTTGATGTTGGCGACAAGGTCGAGCGCGGAGATTTGCTGTCCAGCATGTCTTCTCCGAGCCTTGAAGCCCGGCAGTCTGAAGTTGCTCTACAGATTTCCGTGCAGGAAATGTCTGGTAAAGCGGCGCTCGCCAAGAACGACTATGGCAGCTATCAGCTGGCCATGAAAAAAATTGAAACGCAGCAGGCCGAGCTTGAACAGATCGAACGAAAGCTTGAGCAGCTGACTGTACGCGCTCCGGTTTCCGGAACGGTTATCCGGACCATGGGACGCGAATCCCTCGGTCGGTTTGTAACGACCGGTGACCCTCTGGCGATCATTCAGCCCGATGACCGATTTTCTATCTCGCTGACCCTTTCCGACGTGGATGCTCCCCTGATTCAGCCGGGGCAGAAGGGGTCGGTGTTTTTCCGCGGACTGAGTGATCAGAGCTATCATTTCACCATGCAGACTCCTGTCTATGTTGAGAAGAACCCGCAGAGCCAAACCGAACGACTGGTTGCCAAGGCAACGATTGACCAACCCGGGAAGGGGCGGTTGATCAGTGGCTTGACCGGCTTCGCTCGGGTCAAGGCCGGTCGAAGCTTGAGAATTGTTGTTCTCACGCGCTATGTAACCGAATTCATAAGGATCAAGGCGTGGACCTACCTAGGCTTACACTTCTAA
- a CDS encoding M50 family metallopeptidase, translating into MDLPRLTLLKQIDLRLSQEGPKTLFLARDRANGKIFTISRTLVRHLREARSLLSGQTLPQEASFHKMDNDAARDLFRFLHIVGNMRDRETLHRTRFNPVFMSIPLIDFGRHQKRLQPLAQALVRPAYFALMALLLIWCITLGIRNDWSIMDVFSSIFSLEAIITFGLIAPFLKVIHELGHLLTATRFGVRVRKAGIYLISFYPLPYVDCSDADFSARRRHRILISLAGIVVDVTIGMIAFIGWHFTRGSYMQTIFGNIFVFSTLNSIFFNANPLSKLDGYFAFSDAIGQRNLYTNSSMRLSDALRFILSLGQQGALPKNSKQILAVAYSMGTIWYRIYIVYQIAFGMAPKYLGVGIICVLWGLFVMFSTPIKTFVERSLDHTAAANTQAKKGAGRMKPRFVGLGILLALIAFIGFVPFPFSTVIPVRLDVEQAYSITTGHKGFVQKIHASGAVQKGDILIEMDDPQINDELVLVKHQLAEAALALQSARGAGAAQAQAMQKQYASLQDRRRILQKAQAEQIIRADEDGYFISTTHSNDNALKAAGQTMGELLPSHGVAAFSGQFPERYVAKFQTDFVGADFRLNRAYYPLPPETFRLQAIMIYQQEAGTRSYRVCFTFDRPPAQLAGKPGQVKFTFRAEPLWRHLKFWYENLLANFRQSQLTDREKYLSE; encoded by the coding sequence GTGGACCTACCTAGGCTTACACTTCTAAAGCAGATCGATTTGCGTCTGTCTCAGGAAGGTCCGAAAACCCTCTTTCTGGCCCGGGATCGCGCGAATGGCAAGATTTTTACCATCTCCCGGACATTGGTGCGCCACCTGCGTGAGGCGCGGTCGCTGTTGTCTGGCCAGACTCTGCCGCAAGAAGCATCCTTTCATAAGATGGACAATGACGCTGCACGGGATCTCTTCCGGTTTTTGCATATCGTCGGCAATATGCGCGATCGGGAAACCTTGCACAGAACCCGGTTCAACCCGGTCTTCATGTCTATTCCTCTGATTGACTTCGGGCGCCATCAGAAACGCCTTCAGCCATTGGCTCAGGCTCTGGTGAGACCAGCCTATTTTGCTTTGATGGCTCTTCTGCTGATCTGGTGCATTACGCTCGGTATCCGCAATGACTGGTCCATAATGGACGTCTTTTCTTCCATTTTCTCATTGGAAGCCATTATTACCTTTGGCTTGATCGCCCCCTTTCTCAAGGTCATTCACGAATTGGGGCATTTACTAACCGCTACCCGCTTCGGGGTGCGGGTCCGCAAAGCGGGCATCTATCTCATCTCTTTTTATCCGCTGCCCTATGTGGACTGTAGCGACGCAGATTTCAGTGCTCGGCGGCGGCATAGGATCTTGATCAGTTTGGCTGGCATTGTGGTGGATGTAACCATCGGGATGATCGCTTTTATTGGCTGGCACTTTACCCGCGGCAGCTATATGCAAACCATATTCGGTAATATCTTTGTATTTTCAACGCTGAATTCCATCTTTTTCAACGCCAATCCTCTTTCCAAGTTGGATGGATATTTCGCATTTTCCGATGCCATTGGGCAGCGCAATCTCTATACCAATTCATCCATGCGGCTATCCGATGCCCTTCGCTTTATATTGTCGCTTGGCCAGCAAGGAGCGTTGCCCAAAAACAGCAAACAGATTTTGGCTGTTGCCTATTCTATGGGAACGATATGGTATCGCATCTATATCGTCTATCAGATCGCGTTTGGCATGGCTCCCAAATATCTCGGCGTAGGTATCATATGTGTCCTCTGGGGCCTATTCGTCATGTTCTCGACCCCAATTAAAACATTCGTTGAACGGTCTTTGGATCATACCGCCGCAGCAAACACACAAGCGAAAAAGGGAGCGGGGAGAATGAAGCCACGTTTTGTCGGTTTGGGAATTCTTCTTGCCTTGATCGCTTTCATCGGTTTTGTGCCGTTCCCGTTTTCTACCGTTATTCCAGTACGTCTTGATGTGGAGCAGGCCTATTCGATAACGACCGGGCACAAGGGATTTGTGCAGAAAATTCATGCATCAGGTGCGGTTCAGAAGGGCGATATACTGATCGAAATGGATGATCCACAAATCAATGATGAACTGGTTCTCGTCAAGCACCAGCTGGCCGAGGCTGCGCTGGCTTTGCAAAGTGCGCGCGGAGCGGGAGCAGCACAGGCGCAGGCGATGCAGAAGCAATATGCCTCCTTGCAGGATCGCAGGCGAATTCTACAAAAGGCGCAAGCAGAACAGATCATCAGGGCTGATGAGGATGGCTATTTCATCTCGACAACCCACAGCAATGACAATGCTTTGAAGGCGGCAGGGCAGACCATGGGCGAATTGCTCCCCTCTCACGGCGTGGCGGCCTTCTCCGGACAATTCCCTGAACGCTATGTCGCCAAGTTTCAGACGGATTTTGTTGGCGCAGATTTCCGGCTAAACCGGGCCTATTATCCGCTACCACCCGAGACCTTCAGGCTTCAAGCGATCATGATCTATCAGCAAGAGGCTGGAACCCGCTCCTACAGGGTGTGCTTCACATTTGATCGCCCGCCCGCCCAATTGGCCGGCAAACCGGGACAGGTCAAATTCACGTTTAGAGCAGAACCCTTGTGGCGGCATCTCAAGTTCTGGTACGAGAATCTGCTTGCCAACTTCCGGCAATCTCAGCTGACTGATAGAGAGAAATATCTCTCCGAATAG
- a CDS encoding ABC transporter substrate-binding protein, with product MKIRYLFATALALASFNLPVSARVVKDTLGVAHDIPDTVDHVICSGAGCLRLLTYLGVEDRVVAVDGMEKRKSPFDSRPYALVNPDYKSLPLFGQHLGRDNPELIMALDPAPQVIFKTVGSSGLKPETLQQKTQIPVIAVQYGDLDGQSDQFYQALEIIGDALDRKERAAELITFFKDTKSDLEARAAASEKKAPSIYVGGISYRGSRGLASTDPVYAPFSALGLQNLAASKAKASGGHATTIAKEKLIEWDPDVILLDLATLQLGPDAGGQAELMGDPAFQILSARETGQVWGMLPYALYTKNFGSILADAYFIGKLVYPDSFADIDPAKKADEIYRFLLGKPVFDEMNTIFNGLVFQQVPVQ from the coding sequence ATGAAAATTCGATATCTATTTGCCACAGCGCTGGCGCTTGCTTCTTTCAATCTTCCAGTCTCTGCCCGTGTTGTGAAAGACACCTTGGGTGTAGCGCATGACATTCCAGACACGGTTGATCACGTCATCTGTTCCGGTGCGGGCTGTTTGCGACTTCTCACTTATCTGGGTGTTGAAGACCGTGTCGTGGCTGTTGATGGCATGGAAAAGCGCAAATCTCCTTTTGACTCTCGACCCTACGCACTGGTCAATCCGGACTATAAAAGCTTGCCGCTTTTCGGTCAGCATCTGGGGCGAGACAATCCCGAACTGATCATGGCCCTTGATCCAGCCCCGCAGGTCATCTTCAAAACCGTTGGGTCTTCTGGGCTGAAGCCGGAAACACTCCAGCAGAAAACGCAGATTCCTGTGATCGCCGTTCAATATGGGGATCTTGATGGCCAGAGTGACCAGTTCTATCAGGCTTTGGAAATTATAGGAGATGCGCTGGATCGCAAAGAGCGGGCGGCCGAACTGATCACCTTCTTCAAGGATACAAAATCCGATCTTGAGGCGCGCGCCGCAGCGTCTGAGAAGAAGGCTCCGAGTATCTATGTTGGGGGCATTTCCTACCGAGGCTCGCGCGGACTAGCATCCACCGACCCGGTCTATGCGCCTTTTTCCGCCTTGGGACTTCAAAATCTTGCCGCATCCAAGGCGAAAGCAAGCGGCGGGCACGCCACCACCATCGCGAAGGAAAAGCTGATCGAATGGGATCCGGATGTCATCCTGCTGGATCTGGCAACGCTGCAGCTTGGCCCTGACGCTGGGGGGCAAGCTGAATTAATGGGCGATCCGGCCTTTCAAATTCTCTCTGCCAGAGAGACGGGGCAGGTTTGGGGTATGCTGCCTTATGCGCTTTATACCAAGAATTTTGGCTCAATTCTCGCCGATGCCTATTTCATCGGCAAGCTGGTCTATCCGGACAGCTTTGCCGATATTGATCCCGCCAAGAAAGCCGATGAGATATATCGCTTCCTGTTAGGCAAACCGGTCTTTGATGAAATGAACACCATTTTCAACGGTCTGGTTTTCCAGCAGGTACCCGTGCAATGA
- a CDS encoding iron ABC transporter permease — protein sequence MMLKTCDANLGSYALYIRRKAVVIALLLLALVPALIAALSLGAASVPVQDVVLSLIGAEAPRRSDIIVWSIRLPQAVAAMLAGAGLAVSGTSMQSVLRNPLGSPFTLGISHAAAFGAALSVMAVGAMDVPSAEGGAIAVYNPVAVTLSAFGFSLLAAALIVLIARVRGASPEVMVLTGVALGSLFTAGTMFLQFFADDVQLAAMVFWTFGDTARATWRDIGLIAAVTVPISIYFVAQCWNYNAIDAGDETAQGLGVRVERLRLISMFAASLLTAVSISFLGIIGFVGLVVPHMVRRVIGADHRFLLPASLIGGAVLLLVADTAARLILAPNVLPVSVLTSFLGVPVFLWLILRGGRH from the coding sequence ATGATGTTGAAGACGTGTGATGCCAATCTGGGCAGCTATGCGCTTTACATCCGCCGCAAGGCGGTGGTTATTGCGCTTTTGTTGTTGGCTCTCGTTCCTGCGCTGATCGCTGCCCTCTCTCTGGGGGCGGCATCCGTGCCGGTCCAAGACGTGGTTTTGTCACTGATCGGAGCTGAAGCTCCGCGCCGGAGTGATATTATTGTCTGGAGCATTCGATTGCCGCAGGCTGTGGCTGCGATGCTCGCTGGTGCTGGATTGGCGGTTTCGGGCACTTCCATGCAGTCGGTCCTGCGCAATCCTCTTGGCTCTCCTTTCACTCTGGGCATTTCTCATGCTGCTGCCTTCGGAGCCGCTCTGAGTGTCATGGCTGTGGGAGCGATGGATGTGCCTTCGGCAGAGGGAGGCGCGATTGCTGTCTATAATCCGGTGGCCGTTACGCTGTCCGCCTTCGGCTTCAGCCTGCTCGCAGCGGCTCTTATCGTGTTGATCGCTCGGGTAAGGGGGGCTTCCCCCGAGGTCATGGTGCTAACGGGGGTGGCGCTCGGGTCCCTCTTTACAGCAGGAACCATGTTCTTGCAGTTCTTTGCAGATGATGTGCAATTGGCGGCCATGGTTTTCTGGACCTTTGGCGACACAGCACGCGCCACCTGGCGCGACATCGGCCTGATAGCAGCCGTAACGGTGCCGATCTCGATATATTTTGTCGCGCAATGCTGGAACTACAACGCCATTGATGCCGGAGATGAAACCGCGCAAGGGCTTGGCGTGAGAGTTGAACGCTTGCGTCTCATCAGCATGTTTGCCGCCTCGCTGCTGACAGCTGTGTCAATTTCGTTTCTCGGCATCATCGGTTTTGTCGGCCTTGTGGTGCCTCACATGGTGCGCAGGGTCATCGGAGCGGACCATCGCTTTCTTTTGCCTGCCAGTCTGATTGGCGGCGCGGTTTTGTTGTTGGTTGCCGATACAGCGGCGCGGCTGATATTGGCGCCAAATGTTCTGCCGGTGTCTGTTTTGACATCTTTTCTTGGCGTGCCAGTGTTCCTGTGGCTCATTCTACGCGGAGGACGACACTGA
- a CDS encoding ABC transporter ATP-binding protein has translation MLEVQDIHFAYRNRAILNDIAFDLKPGRILVILGPNGVGKTTLLKCLNALQKPKGGSVLLDSQNLLSLTPPQLAAKVGYVAQKSQTARVTVFDAVLMGRKPHMGWRVKDHDLALVGETIARLGLEPLSLRYLDELSGGELQKVSIARAFVQQPRLLLLDEPTSALDMRNQFELLSLLCSVVRERQTATVVTMHDLNTALRFADEFLLLKDSRVLARGNVEEISADLVEATYDIPVSIHTIDGAPIVVPKPTGVTSAIGQTVSAE, from the coding sequence ATGCTTGAGGTTCAGGACATCCATTTTGCCTACCGCAACAGAGCCATTCTGAATGACATCGCGTTTGACCTCAAACCCGGGCGTATTCTTGTCATTCTCGGCCCGAACGGTGTCGGCAAGACAACCTTGCTCAAATGCCTTAACGCGCTCCAGAAGCCAAAAGGCGGAAGTGTTCTGCTCGATAGCCAGAATCTGCTTTCCCTGACGCCGCCACAATTGGCCGCAAAGGTTGGTTACGTAGCGCAGAAATCGCAAACTGCCCGGGTGACCGTGTTTGATGCGGTGCTTATGGGGCGCAAGCCGCATATGGGGTGGCGCGTGAAGGATCATGATCTGGCTCTTGTCGGAGAGACCATTGCCCGTCTCGGCCTTGAGCCGCTGAGTTTGCGCTATCTCGATGAGCTTTCAGGAGGAGAGTTGCAAAAGGTCTCTATCGCCAGAGCTTTTGTACAGCAACCGCGCTTGCTGCTGCTTGATGAGCCGACCAGCGCTCTTGATATGCGCAACCAATTCGAACTCTTGTCGCTTTTATGTTCTGTTGTAAGAGAGCGTCAGACGGCCACGGTGGTGACCATGCACGACCTCAACACGGCCCTTCGCTTCGCCGATGAATTCCTGTTGTTGAAAGATAGTCGGGTTTTGGCACGTGGCAATGTCGAAGAGATTTCAGCAGATCTCGTCGAAGCAACCTATGACATCCCGGTCAGCATTCACACCATTGATGGCGCCCCCATCGTTGTTCCAAAACCGACCGGCGTCACCTCAGCCATTGGGCAAACCGTTTCCGCCGAATGA
- the tsaA gene encoding tRNA (N6-threonylcarbamoyladenosine(37)-N6)-methyltransferase TrmO, with protein MSDQLPPFTLQPIGKIWTGFKSREECPRNSRFNEKESVIDVDPAYLDAFLGLEEGRHIAVLYWFDRADRTQLQTTPPKAEKKYGVFATRSPHRPNPIALSAVKILSIDGTKLTVSGLDCIDGTPLLDIKIYVPMIDAPEEATATLPWANKH; from the coding sequence ATGTCAGACCAGCTCCCCCCATTCACTCTGCAACCGATTGGCAAAATCTGGACCGGCTTTAAAAGCCGCGAGGAATGCCCACGCAACAGCCGCTTTAACGAGAAAGAAAGTGTGATCGACGTTGATCCTGCCTATCTAGATGCGTTTCTGGGTTTGGAAGAAGGGCGCCATATCGCCGTACTTTATTGGTTTGACAGGGCAGACAGAACGCAACTACAGACGACGCCACCTAAAGCGGAAAAGAAATATGGCGTATTTGCCACGCGCTCTCCCCATCGTCCCAATCCGATCGCTCTGAGCGCGGTCAAGATCCTTTCGATTGACGGCACGAAGCTAACAGTGAGCGGGCTGGACTGCATCGATGGCACTCCGCTACTTGATATCAAGATCTATGTCCCCATGATTGATGCGCCTGAAGAGGCTACGGCAACACTGCCATGGGCGAACAAACACTGA
- a CDS encoding multidrug efflux SMR transporter, whose product MAWIYIFVAGVLETVWAFTMKKSDGFSLFIPTAITIVTMIASFGLLSLAMKTLPLGTAYMVWTGIGAVGAFVVGIIVLGEPVTPARVIAALLIISGIITMKLASDS is encoded by the coding sequence ATGGCGTGGATTTATATTTTCGTTGCCGGAGTATTGGAGACTGTTTGGGCTTTCACCATGAAGAAATCCGACGGATTTTCGCTCTTCATTCCAACAGCCATCACGATTGTAACAATGATCGCCAGTTTCGGCCTTTTGTCTTTGGCGATGAAAACACTTCCGCTCGGCACAGCCTATATGGTTTGGACGGGGATCGGAGCTGTTGGTGCGTTTGTCGTCGGTATCATAGTGCTGGGGGAGCCCGTAACGCCTGCACGGGTTATTGCTGCGCTGCTTATCATCAGCGGCATCATCACGATGAAGCTGGCTAGCGATAGCTAA
- a CDS encoding MFS transporter — translation MVCRPPLALVILLLSFPQIVETIYSPALPNIATAYQATPEEAAQTLSLWFVAFAVGVICWGRLCDLVGRRPSLLAGLAFYAFGSGWAMITEDFTHLLFARVLSAFGAAVGSIVVQTALRDSFRGPDLARIFSLLGLALAVSPAIGMFLGQQIAFHAGHRAVFATLGLLAVALLGFGFAFWPETRPSEEPATRFLPTLHAMLRDSDIWCTAVLIAVFNLAIFGYYQLGPFRFEQLQNNWLDFGDSGLVLAAASLIGAWTNARLLRYGKSPNTLAGLGVLLLAIGSILVFLLSSGPAFLIGMAVVALAYAIAIPNILANALLRYADRLGTAGALLSMLYYMLLGVGLMLAGWGQNLEYLLLACAMLGALALLVAQMLPR, via the coding sequence ATGGTCTGCCGCCCACCCCTTGCGCTTGTCATACTTCTTCTGAGTTTTCCGCAGATCGTGGAAACCATCTACAGCCCGGCTCTGCCGAATATCGCCACAGCCTACCAGGCCACGCCGGAAGAGGCCGCGCAGACGCTTTCGCTGTGGTTTGTTGCCTTTGCCGTTGGCGTCATATGCTGGGGGCGGTTATGCGACCTCGTCGGCCGTCGCCCGTCCCTGCTGGCCGGTCTGGCATTCTATGCATTTGGATCGGGCTGGGCGATGATCACGGAAGATTTTACGCATCTTCTGTTTGCCCGAGTGCTTTCGGCTTTTGGCGCTGCGGTAGGCTCGATCGTAGTCCAGACGGCATTGCGCGACAGCTTCCGTGGTCCGGACCTTGCCCGCATTTTCTCTTTGCTCGGGCTGGCGCTTGCGGTCAGTCCGGCCATTGGCATGTTCCTCGGCCAACAGATCGCTTTCCACGCCGGGCATCGGGCTGTATTCGCCACGCTTGGCCTGCTTGCCGTAGCCCTTCTTGGGTTTGGCTTTGCCTTCTGGCCCGAAACGCGACCATCCGAAGAACCGGCGACACGCTTTCTGCCCACCTTGCACGCCATGCTTCGGGATAGCGACATCTGGTGCACGGCGGTGCTGATCGCGGTCTTCAACCTTGCCATTTTCGGATATTACCAGCTTGGCCCGTTCCGGTTCGAACAGCTGCAAAATAACTGGCTGGATTTCGGAGACAGCGGGCTCGTGCTGGCCGCAGCCTCGCTTATCGGGGCTTGGACAAATGCTCGTCTTCTGCGATACGGCAAAAGCCCAAATACCCTTGCTGGTCTTGGTGTTCTTCTGCTGGCAATAGGTTCTATACTCGTGTTTCTATTATCCTCCGGCCCTGCCTTCCTGATCGGCATGGCTGTCGTTGCCTTGGCCTATGCCATTGCCATCCCGAATATCCTTGCAAACGCCTTGCTCCGCTATGCAGACAGGCTGGGGACAGCCGGGGCTCTCCTGAGCATGCTATACTACATGCTCCTCGGAGTGGGACTCATGCTGGCGGGTTGGGGGCAAAACCTGGAGTATCTCCTTCTGGCATGTGCCATGCTCGGGGCACTTGCCCTGTTGGTCGCGCAGATGCTCCCTCGCTGA
- a CDS encoding helix-turn-helix transcriptional regulator, translating into MAWLAPSDPFDVDQMAQPVVGIASRLVQHDSGWHQHGRGQLLFAFAGSIRIMLAGATSVLPPIRVAWIPPGTSHRVTIRSEVEYRSIYLDEAYLSAHLSGLAIVTMSSLLREVFERISLLPFDTDWSQGAARNLLAVCLDELATARQEPMLLPVPSDPRLARLDIEELPPELETLSHQIGVTTRTISRIFRRETGMNYQAWRQSWRLLRAVDLLASGLSVTAVASDLGFASDSAFIAFFRQMTGETPKRYIHKAG; encoded by the coding sequence ATGGCTTGGCTTGCCCCCTCAGACCCTTTTGATGTCGACCAGATGGCACAACCGGTCGTCGGCATCGCATCGCGGCTGGTGCAGCACGATTCCGGTTGGCACCAGCATGGGCGCGGGCAGCTTTTGTTTGCCTTTGCCGGTTCGATCCGGATCATGCTGGCTGGTGCGACGTCCGTTCTGCCTCCGATCCGGGTGGCCTGGATTCCACCGGGAACGTCGCATCGGGTCACCATCCGCAGTGAGGTCGAGTACCGATCCATCTATCTCGACGAAGCATACCTCTCCGCGCATCTTTCCGGTTTGGCCATTGTAACCATGTCCTCCCTGCTGCGTGAGGTGTTCGAGCGGATCAGCTTGCTGCCCTTTGACACGGATTGGTCGCAGGGGGCTGCACGCAATTTGCTGGCGGTCTGTCTGGATGAACTCGCGACGGCACGGCAGGAACCCATGCTTCTGCCTGTTCCATCCGACCCGCGTTTGGCGCGGCTGGATATCGAGGAACTGCCTCCGGAACTGGAGACCCTTTCGCACCAAATCGGCGTCACCACGCGGACGATCTCTCGCATCTTTCGCCGGGAAACGGGCATGAATTATCAGGCCTGGCGTCAAAGCTGGCGATTGCTGCGCGCTGTAGATCTGCTTGCCTCAGGCCTCAGCGTAACAGCTGTGGCCTCGGACCTCGGGTTTGCCAGCGACAGCGCCTTCATCGCCTTCTTCCGGCAAATGACTGGCGAAACTCCGAAGCGTTACATCCATAAGGCGGGGTGA